A region of Pedosphaera parvula Ellin514 DNA encodes the following proteins:
- a CDS encoding 3-oxoacyl-ACP reductase family protein, with translation MSTDTKKLTGKVALVTGASRGIGAAIAKGLADDGASVAITYTSSPQKADEVVRAIEVTGGKVLAIRADSADAEAVNKAVAGTVKAFGRLDILVNNAGLFAMAPIDEFKIEDFDRLIAVNVKGVFLATQSAIRHMGEGGRIINIGSVNSDSMPFAGGSVYALTKGAVASFTRGLARDLGPRGITVNNIQPGPVDTDMNPADGAFAAQLKDLMAIKRYGHGNEIAALVSFLASPEAAFITGASIKIDGGFDA, from the coding sequence ATGAGCACAGATACAAAGAAACTCACGGGCAAAGTCGCCTTGGTCACAGGCGCCTCTCGCGGCATCGGCGCAGCGATAGCAAAAGGCCTCGCTGACGATGGCGCAAGCGTGGCAATCACTTACACCAGCTCACCGCAAAAAGCTGATGAAGTGGTGCGCGCCATTGAAGTCACAGGTGGAAAAGTCCTCGCAATACGCGCTGACAGCGCCGATGCCGAAGCCGTAAACAAAGCTGTCGCCGGGACCGTAAAAGCCTTTGGCCGTCTCGACATCCTGGTGAACAACGCCGGGCTTTTCGCGATGGCTCCCATCGACGAATTCAAAATCGAAGACTTCGATCGCTTGATTGCCGTGAATGTAAAAGGAGTTTTTCTCGCCACCCAGTCTGCCATCCGACACATGGGCGAAGGCGGACGCATCATTAATATTGGCAGTGTTAACAGCGATTCCATGCCGTTCGCTGGCGGATCCGTCTATGCCTTGACCAAGGGCGCGGTGGCAAGTTTTACACGTGGCCTCGCCCGCGATCTCGGCCCGCGAGGCATTACGGTCAACAACATCCAGCCTGGACCTGTCGATACCGACATGAATCCCGCGGATGGAGCGTTCGCCGCGCAGTTGAAAGATTTGATGGCCATCAAACGCTATGGCCATGGGAACGAGATTGCCGCTTTGGTTTCCTTTTTGGCCAGTCCGGAAGCTGCTTTCATTACCGGAGCAAGCATCAAGATCGATGGCGGCTTCGATGCCTGA
- a CDS encoding type II secretion system protein: protein MRFIHLRRAGKTGFTLTEMLVVIAVIGILAALLLPVLSRAKMKAREAMCLNNIRQLALIGFVYANENGSPILYDDPRYPGGTWMGSLSDLIKDRKIYICPMAPLHNPPPDNGNRGGSADAAWVRWTSNAKDMFFGSYGYNGWLYSDLAKYYPKAEGNVFTKTDGIEDTTRTPVFMDANWVDLSPKETDAPWIDLYNGAPFGTSDNGMGRCTIARHSVSSPSSAPHALTTGQKLPGAIMIGFADGHSRLTKLEELWTLNWHHDWQTPAIRPDVHQ, encoded by the coding sequence ATGCGCTTCATCCACCTACGCAGAGCTGGAAAAACAGGGTTCACCCTGACTGAAATGCTGGTGGTAATTGCGGTCATCGGCATCCTGGCGGCCTTGCTGTTGCCAGTCCTCTCCAGGGCCAAAATGAAGGCCCGGGAGGCAATGTGCCTTAACAACATCCGGCAACTCGCTCTGATTGGCTTTGTCTATGCCAATGAAAATGGCAGTCCCATCCTTTACGATGATCCCCGTTATCCGGGCGGCACCTGGATGGGCAGTTTGTCCGATTTGATCAAAGACCGAAAAATATACATTTGCCCCATGGCCCCCTTGCACAACCCGCCGCCTGATAACGGAAATCGAGGAGGCAGCGCCGACGCCGCCTGGGTAAGGTGGACCTCCAATGCCAAGGACATGTTTTTTGGCAGCTACGGCTACAACGGCTGGCTGTATTCGGATCTTGCAAAATATTACCCAAAGGCCGAGGGCAACGTTTTCACCAAAACTGATGGCATTGAAGACACGACGCGGACTCCAGTCTTCATGGATGCAAACTGGGTCGATCTATCGCCCAAGGAGACGGATGCGCCATGGATTGATCTTTACAACGGGGCTCCATTTGGAACGAGTGACAACGGAATGGGCCGTTGCACGATTGCGCGGCACAGCGTCAGCAGTCCCTCGTCCGCTCCGCACGCCTTGACGACGGGCCAAAAGCTGCCCGGAGCCATCATGATTGGCTTTGCCGACGGCCATTCGCGCTTAACCAAGCTGGAGGAGTTATGGACCCTCAACTGGCATCACGATTGGCAAACTCCCGCCATACGGCCGGACGTTCACCAATGA
- a CDS encoding NUDIX hydrolase, producing the protein MAHIHEKIDFTVAIFIVHDGKILVIHHRKLNAWLPLGGHIELDEDPEIAALREAREESGLDVELIGERPPTTSPGTRALIAPRFLDIHRISDTHEHIGMIYWARPKTHSLALAEAEHHDIRWCSAQELDSLQPPMSSAVKWYCLKAIEEIKG; encoded by the coding sequence ATGGCGCACATTCACGAAAAAATAGATTTCACCGTTGCGATTTTTATCGTTCATGATGGGAAAATCCTTGTGATCCATCATCGCAAGCTCAACGCCTGGCTCCCGCTCGGCGGCCACATTGAACTGGATGAAGATCCTGAAATCGCCGCTTTGCGTGAAGCCAGGGAGGAAAGCGGCCTTGATGTGGAACTCATTGGCGAACGCCCGCCAACCACCAGTCCCGGCACCCGCGCCTTGATCGCGCCCCGTTTTCTCGACATCCACCGCATCAGCGACACGCACGAGCATATCGGCATGATTTATTGGGCTCGACCCAAAACCCATTCCCTCGCCCTGGCCGAAGCCGAGCATCATGACATCCGCTGGTGTTCCGCTCAGGAACTCGATTCTCTCCAACCGCCAATGTCCAGCGCGGTAAAATGGTATTGCCTCAAAGCCATCGAAGAGATCAAGGGCTAA
- a CDS encoding HEAT repeat domain-containing protein, with amino-acid sequence MGKPWKLSIVALAGLFVCAIAWKVLTPREPIYEGKPLSSWLQVYDPINANYNSPEWLKANAAVRHAGTNAIPTLLRMLRATDSRWKLKLYGLVQRQSFIKITYTPASSSHHQATEAFYCLGARADSAVSPLVEIYNSEISPSSQSATAYALGAIGPTAKDAVPSLLRGATNTNRNVRSCAMMALGQIHADPFLVMPVLLKGRRDPATDVKNAATWAILSYESEAMRAVSALFESLQDSDEKVRRQATNALKEIYPEASARAGLK; translated from the coding sequence ATGGGGAAGCCTTGGAAACTTAGCATTGTCGCGCTTGCCGGTCTCTTTGTCTGTGCGATCGCTTGGAAAGTGCTGACTCCGCGTGAACCAATTTACGAGGGAAAACCATTAAGCTCCTGGCTGCAAGTTTATGATCCCATCAACGCCAATTATAACAGTCCGGAATGGCTGAAAGCGAACGCAGCCGTGCGCCACGCCGGCACTAACGCGATTCCCACCCTGCTTCGGATGCTTCGAGCAACGGACTCGCGATGGAAACTTAAGTTGTATGGGCTGGTCCAAAGACAAAGTTTCATTAAGATCACGTACACACCCGCATCCTCCAGCCATCACCAGGCAACCGAAGCCTTTTATTGCTTGGGAGCCAGAGCCGATAGCGCGGTTTCGCCATTGGTAGAAATCTATAATTCTGAGATTTCACCTTCCTCCCAATCTGCCACCGCCTATGCCCTCGGGGCGATTGGTCCGACTGCAAAAGACGCAGTTCCTTCCTTGCTGAGAGGCGCAACGAATACGAACCGGAATGTGCGATCCTGCGCTATGATGGCCCTGGGACAAATCCATGCGGATCCATTTTTAGTCATGCCAGTTTTGCTAAAAGGCCGGCGCGATCCAGCTACAGATGTTAAGAATGCCGCCACTTGGGCTATTCTGAGCTATGAAAGCGAAGCCATGCGAGCCGTCTCTGCACTATTCGAGTCGCTTCAAGATTCGGACGAAAAAGTCCGTCGTCAGGCCACCAACGCATTAAAGGAAATCTATCCCGAAGCGTCAGCTCGTGCCGGACTCAAGTAA
- a CDS encoding SDR family NAD(P)-dependent oxidoreductase: MSTPTQKLAGKVAVVTGASKGIGAGIAKQLAAEGAAVVVNYSSSKAGADRVVDEITQKGGKAVAVQGDVSKKADIERLFAETKTKFGRLDILVNNAGVYEFAPLEEITEVNFNKMFNLNVLGLLLTTQAAVKQFGPEGGSIINISSTASTFTPPNTAVYTGTKAAVDAITRVLAKELGPRKIRVNAINPGMIETEGVHAAGFAEGEFRKQIEAQAPLGRIGQTDDIAPTAVYLASSDSKYMTGETLVISGGLR, from the coding sequence ATGAGCACTCCAACACAAAAACTCGCAGGCAAAGTCGCAGTCGTCACCGGGGCATCCAAGGGCATTGGCGCCGGCATCGCCAAACAGCTCGCCGCTGAAGGTGCTGCCGTCGTCGTTAACTATTCTTCCAGCAAAGCAGGCGCCGACCGGGTGGTCGATGAGATTACCCAAAAAGGCGGAAAGGCAGTCGCTGTTCAGGGAGACGTCTCCAAAAAAGCGGATATCGAACGTCTCTTCGCTGAAACCAAAACCAAATTTGGCCGACTCGACATTCTGGTCAATAACGCAGGCGTTTACGAATTCGCTCCCCTTGAAGAAATCACCGAAGTGAATTTTAACAAAATGTTTAATCTGAATGTCCTCGGCCTACTCCTCACCACGCAAGCAGCAGTGAAGCAGTTTGGTCCAGAGGGCGGCAGCATCATTAATATCAGTTCCACTGCCAGCACATTTACCCCACCCAATACAGCCGTTTACACGGGCACTAAAGCGGCCGTGGATGCAATCACCCGGGTCCTCGCCAAGGAACTGGGACCGCGTAAAATCCGTGTCAATGCGATCAACCCTGGAATGATTGAAACGGAGGGAGTGCACGCGGCTGGATTTGCTGAAGGTGAGTTTCGCAAACAAATTGAAGCACAAGCCCCGCTCGGTCGCATCGGCCAGACAGATGACATCGCTCCGACAGCCGTCTATCTCGCATCTTCGGACTCCAAATACATGACCGGCGAAACGCTCGTGATTTCAGGAGGCCTGCGCTGA
- a CDS encoding Rrf2 family transcriptional regulator — MAVNTQFSIAVHILAGLGYRCGGNVTSSTLAHSVNTSPSFVRRILAKLSKARLVHTTTGKTGACCLARDPANITLLEVYQAVDAPKAFAIHKYNAQKPCPVSCQIKSSLEGVLHKTQQSLENSLAKITLADVISDLKRK, encoded by the coding sequence ATGGCAGTGAACACACAGTTCTCGATTGCAGTACATATCCTGGCCGGGCTGGGATATCGGTGCGGCGGGAACGTCACGTCCAGCACGCTCGCTCACAGCGTGAACACCAGTCCCAGCTTTGTGCGAAGAATTCTGGCCAAGCTTTCCAAGGCCAGGCTGGTTCATACCACGACTGGCAAGACCGGGGCCTGCTGTCTCGCCCGCGATCCAGCCAACATTACCCTGCTGGAAGTTTACCAGGCGGTCGATGCTCCCAAAGCCTTTGCGATTCACAAATATAACGCCCAAAAGCCCTGTCCCGTCAGTTGCCAAATCAAATCCTCACTGGAAGGCGTTTTGCATAAAACCCAACAATCCCTGGAAAACAGCCTCGCCAAAATCACGCTGGCTGACGTCATTTCCGACCTGAAAAGAAAATAA
- a CDS encoding FmdB family zinc ribbon protein translates to MPIYEFACPKCRTVFNFLSKRINPDRSPVCPKCGNKKMEKQMSRFAMSRGLKDSDAPTSAEGEAMPDMDDPRIARAMDEMERDMAHMDENNPKHMAQMMRKMQEMMPPGSMPKEMDMAIKRLEAGEDPEKIEEDMGDIFENLMGGEGAPSGGQGGYSHDSGLYDY, encoded by the coding sequence ATGCCAATCTACGAATTTGCCTGTCCCAAATGCCGAACGGTTTTCAACTTTCTATCCAAACGGATCAATCCCGACCGTTCACCGGTTTGCCCCAAGTGTGGCAATAAAAAAATGGAGAAGCAGATGAGCCGCTTTGCCATGTCCCGCGGGCTGAAGGATTCCGATGCACCGACAAGTGCCGAGGGCGAAGCCATGCCGGACATGGACGATCCGCGCATTGCTCGTGCCATGGATGAAATGGAACGCGACATGGCCCACATGGACGAGAATAATCCAAAGCATATGGCCCAGATGATGCGCAAGATGCAGGAAATGATGCCTCCCGGTTCCATGCCCAAGGAAATGGATATGGCCATCAAACGCCTCGAAGCCGGTGAAGACCCCGAAAAAATCGAGGAGGACATGGGCGATATTTTTGAAAACCTCATGGGCGGCGAAGGCGCCCCTAGTGGTGGCCAGGGCGGCTACTCTCACGACAGTGGTCTCTACGATTATTAA
- a CDS encoding MFS transporter, with product MLEAAEQVVLTSRTPPPDLTGLRRRLRIGYFTLEALNGLAAPFYFNYLFFYMRQHFGFENRHNLMLTALHGFFYMFSAYKAGSFAQKRGYFFSLRLGFSGMGLALVIGALLPHFWGYSRTTMFLELPVLILWTLSMCLTWPILQALLTQHQPPTRLPRTAGIYNIVWATGAAIAYLTGGALLEKFGGEILLWLAAGLHGIELLLLPRLQKMHAIAEAAPQETALEPSIPLPALNPRPISKARNFLHLAWLANPFAYVAINGILPVIPKLTAGLGLSEASAGIICSVWFWVRLCAFILFWRWTGWHYRFGWLLCAFIALIVGFIGILLSSHIWLLVGAQVIFGLAVGLIYYSSLFYSMDAGESNGKKGGIHEAAIGIGVFTGPTIGVSTLFLFQGQSNAGTYGISALLGVGLLALIWLRSRKI from the coding sequence ATGCTGGAAGCTGCGGAACAAGTTGTTCTCACGTCGCGCACGCCGCCTCCCGATCTGACGGGCCTGCGCCGGAGGCTGAGAATCGGTTATTTTACACTGGAGGCACTCAACGGCCTGGCTGCTCCTTTTTATTTTAACTACCTGTTTTTTTACATGCGTCAGCATTTCGGTTTCGAGAACCGGCATAACCTGATGCTGACCGCTCTCCACGGTTTCTTTTATATGTTCTCGGCTTACAAGGCCGGTTCATTTGCACAGAAACGTGGCTATTTCTTTTCCTTGCGACTTGGTTTTTCCGGCATGGGTCTGGCGCTCGTCATTGGAGCGCTTCTGCCTCACTTCTGGGGTTACTCACGCACAACCATGTTTCTGGAACTGCCGGTTCTCATTCTCTGGACACTCAGCATGTGCCTCACCTGGCCAATCCTTCAGGCACTCCTCACTCAGCACCAACCGCCCACTCGACTCCCCCGCACTGCTGGCATCTATAATATCGTCTGGGCCACTGGCGCTGCCATCGCCTATTTGACTGGTGGCGCTTTGCTCGAAAAGTTCGGCGGTGAAATTTTACTCTGGCTGGCTGCCGGTTTGCACGGAATCGAACTGCTTTTGCTTCCGCGCCTCCAAAAAATGCACGCGATCGCCGAAGCCGCTCCGCAGGAAACAGCGCTTGAACCAAGCATTCCCCTGCCCGCACTAAATCCGCGACCCATTTCCAAGGCGAGAAACTTTCTCCACCTCGCCTGGCTGGCCAACCCGTTTGCCTACGTTGCGATTAACGGCATTCTGCCCGTGATCCCCAAACTGACTGCTGGTCTGGGCTTATCCGAAGCCTCTGCCGGCATCATCTGTTCAGTTTGGTTTTGGGTGCGACTCTGCGCCTTCATTCTCTTCTGGCGCTGGACTGGCTGGCACTATCGCTTTGGTTGGTTGCTCTGTGCGTTTATTGCACTTATCGTTGGTTTTATTGGCATCCTGCTCAGTTCCCACATCTGGCTTCTCGTCGGCGCACAGGTCATATTCGGTCTTGCCGTCGGATTGATTTACTATTCCTCACTGTTCTACTCGATGGATGCCGGAGAATCCAACGGCAAGAAAGGCGGCATTCACGAAGCTGCCATCGGCATCGGCGTATTCACCGGACCAACCATTGGCGTCAGCACCCTCTTCTTATTCCAAGGCCAGTCCAACGCCGGCACCTACGGAATCAGTGCATTATTAGGCGTGGGTTTGCTCGCTTTGATATGGTTGCGGTCAAGGAAGATATGA
- a CDS encoding enoyl-ACP reductase FabI has product MSQLAGKLGIVFGVANKRSIAWAIAQAWHKAGAKLAFTYQGERLKENVEELAGTFGSDTLLMPCDVTKDEDIDRVFAEVGQKFGKLHLMLHSVAFAPKDALEGKFINTSREAFRVAHDVSAYSLIALVRAAEPLMTEGGSIVGMTYYGSEKVVPHYNVMGVAKAALEASTRYLAYDMGPKKVRVNCISAGPVNTLAARGISGFTEMLKHYEAHAPLKRNVLPDELGATGTFLASDGAAAITGQVLYVDCGYQIMGM; this is encoded by the coding sequence ATGTCACAACTCGCTGGTAAACTGGGAATCGTATTTGGTGTCGCCAACAAACGCTCCATCGCATGGGCCATTGCACAAGCCTGGCACAAAGCCGGAGCCAAACTTGCCTTCACTTATCAAGGCGAACGCCTCAAGGAAAATGTCGAGGAACTCGCCGGCACTTTCGGCTCCGACACCTTGCTTATGCCTTGCGATGTGACCAAGGACGAAGATATCGACCGCGTCTTTGCCGAAGTGGGTCAAAAGTTTGGCAAGCTCCACCTAATGCTCCACTCTGTCGCGTTTGCCCCCAAGGACGCTCTCGAAGGAAAATTTATCAATACCAGCCGGGAAGCTTTCCGTGTCGCACATGATGTGAGCGCCTATTCCCTGATTGCCCTCGTCCGCGCTGCCGAACCGCTCATGACCGAAGGTGGCAGCATTGTCGGCATGACCTACTACGGCTCTGAGAAAGTGGTTCCTCATTACAACGTGATGGGTGTCGCCAAGGCCGCGCTCGAAGCCAGCACACGCTATCTCGCCTACGATATGGGTCCGAAGAAGGTGCGCGTGAACTGCATCAGCGCCGGCCCTGTGAACACTCTCGCTGCTCGTGGCATCTCCGGCTTTACCGAAATGCTGAAGCATTACGAAGCGCATGCCCCACTCAAGCGCAATGTTCTGCCTGACGAACTCGGCGCCACCGGCACCTTCCTCGCCAGCGACGGTGCCGCGGCCATCACGGGCCAGGTGCTTTACGTCGACTGCGGCTATCAAATCATGGGAATGTAA
- a CDS encoding SDR family NAD(P)-dependent oxidoreductase, whose translation MFMSINAQKLAGKVAVVTGGNSGIGLATAKRFAAEGAYVFITGRRQNELEAAAKEIGNNVTAVQGDISKLADLDRLYATVKKEKGHIDILFANAGLGEFAPLGSITEEHFDKTFNTNVKGTLFTVQKALSLLRDGGSVILNASTTASTGNEAFSVYSATKAAIRSFARCWILDLKQRKIRVNAISPGPINTPGLSGLTQTEEQDRQFKNAMIASVPLGRLGDPDEVAKVASFLASDDSSFVNGVELFVDGGAAQI comes from the coding sequence ATGTTTATGAGCATCAACGCACAAAAACTGGCAGGCAAGGTTGCTGTTGTTACCGGTGGTAACAGCGGGATCGGTCTTGCCACCGCCAAACGCTTCGCCGCCGAAGGAGCCTACGTCTTCATCACGGGTCGTCGCCAAAATGAACTCGAGGCGGCCGCAAAGGAAATTGGCAACAATGTCACTGCCGTTCAAGGCGACATCTCCAAGCTCGCCGACCTCGATCGGCTTTATGCCACAGTGAAAAAGGAGAAAGGCCACATCGACATTCTCTTTGCGAATGCCGGCCTTGGAGAATTCGCCCCGCTCGGCTCCATTACGGAAGAGCACTTCGACAAGACCTTCAACACGAACGTCAAAGGAACGCTCTTCACGGTGCAAAAAGCTCTCTCGCTGCTTCGTGACGGTGGTTCAGTAATCCTAAACGCTTCCACGACCGCCTCCACGGGCAACGAAGCCTTCAGCGTCTATAGCGCCACCAAGGCCGCCATTCGCTCCTTTGCCCGCTGCTGGATTCTGGATCTGAAACAGCGCAAGATCCGCGTCAACGCCATCAGCCCCGGCCCCATCAACACGCCGGGACTGAGCGGCTTGACGCAAACGGAGGAACAAGACAGGCAATTCAAGAATGCCATGATTGCTTCCGTACCCTTGGGACGTCTGGGCGATCCCGACGAGGTCGCCAAAGTCGCCTCATTCCTCGCCTCGGACGACAGCAGCTTTGTCAATGGTGTCGAATTGTTCGTCGATGGCGGTGCCGCACAGATCTAA
- a CDS encoding HupE/UreJ family protein produces MERTFKSSGQRILCRICTASEISTPRLQSRFATWLLILSSLIFAPNLFAHDPSKSYLTINFDTNQTVGQWDIPIKDLQAVVPLDSDNDGFVTWDELNARYKDVTAYALAHLKISGDAKPGTLHFTESEPIVEDFADGTYLELPFILENVCQPNVVEFDYQLFFDINHSHRGLLRLQHGEKTESAVLDSEHHLQQFEINHPNPGKQFLVFLKEGITHIWTGYDHILFLLALLLPAVLHRREQDWHGVPAFRPAFLNVLKIVTAFTLAHSLTLSLAALNIVRLPTRLTESAIAASVILAATNNIWPWIKGRGWIVAFLFGLIHGFGFANALSELGLTSSALILTLVGFNLGVELGQLAIVTAFLPLAYGFRNSWLYRRPILHFGSACIILIAATWLTERVFNFKVLPF; encoded by the coding sequence GTGGAACGCACGTTTAAATCTTCAGGCCAGCGCATTCTCTGCAGGATCTGCACTGCCTCTGAAATTTCCACCCCAAGGCTCCAATCCCGTTTCGCCACCTGGTTGCTCATTCTTTCCAGCTTGATCTTTGCGCCAAACCTCTTTGCTCACGACCCGAGCAAGAGCTATCTCACGATCAATTTCGACACCAACCAAACCGTCGGCCAATGGGACATCCCCATCAAAGACCTTCAAGCCGTCGTCCCGCTTGACTCCGACAACGACGGCTTTGTCACCTGGGACGAACTCAACGCCCGTTATAAAGACGTCACGGCCTACGCTCTCGCCCATCTCAAAATCAGCGGCGACGCCAAACCCGGCACGCTCCATTTCACCGAATCTGAACCCATCGTGGAGGACTTTGCCGACGGCACCTATCTCGAGCTTCCCTTCATCCTCGAAAACGTCTGCCAACCCAACGTCGTCGAATTCGATTATCAACTCTTCTTCGATATCAACCACAGCCATCGCGGCCTACTCCGACTCCAACACGGCGAAAAAACTGAGTCCGCCGTCCTCGATTCCGAGCACCATCTCCAGCAGTTTGAAATAAACCACCCAAATCCCGGCAAACAATTCCTCGTCTTTCTAAAGGAAGGCATTACGCACATCTGGACCGGCTACGACCACATTCTCTTCCTCCTCGCATTGCTGCTCCCCGCTGTCCTGCATCGCCGCGAACAGGATTGGCACGGCGTCCCCGCCTTTCGCCCCGCGTTTCTCAACGTCCTCAAAATCGTCACCGCTTTCACGCTGGCCCACTCCCTCACCCTGAGCCTCGCCGCTCTTAACATCGTGCGACTCCCTACACGCCTGACCGAATCTGCCATTGCCGCTTCCGTCATTCTTGCTGCTACGAACAACATCTGGCCTTGGATCAAAGGCCGCGGTTGGATCGTCGCCTTCCTCTTCGGACTCATCCACGGCTTCGGCTTTGCCAACGCCCTCTCCGAACTCGGCCTCACCAGCAGCGCCCTCATCCTCACCCTGGTTGGATTCAATCTCGGCGTCGAACTCGGCCAACTCGCCATCGTCACCGCCTTCCTTCCCCTCGCCTATGGCTTCCGCAACTCCTGGCTTTACCGCCGCCCCATCCTCCACTTCGGCTCCGCCTGCATCATCCTCATCGCCGCCACCTGGCTCACCGAACGCGTTTTCAATTTCAAGGTCCTGCCTTTCTAG
- a CDS encoding site-2 protease family protein, whose protein sequence is MGVFAIVLIGWIFSVCLHEFGHAWVAERGGDYTVREKGYLSMNPVHYADPLMSFILPIVFMALGGIGLPGGAVWINRSLLRSREWNTYVSLAGPLMNLILAIICAVLLKLVLIPHFIDNPATYAVAFLLQLQICSVLLNLIPIPPLDGFQAIEPYIPSEVDQHLRPVRQYGMFVLFIVLWYVPAANHALWGTVDWVMSLLGINGDLAWGGFQAFRQFLHF, encoded by the coding sequence ATGGGCGTCTTTGCCATAGTATTGATCGGTTGGATATTCTCGGTTTGCCTACACGAGTTTGGACATGCTTGGGTGGCCGAGCGCGGTGGTGATTACACCGTCCGCGAAAAGGGTTATCTCTCCATGAACCCTGTCCATTATGCTGATCCGCTCATGAGTTTTATCCTCCCGATAGTGTTCATGGCCTTGGGAGGCATCGGCCTGCCCGGCGGAGCAGTCTGGATTAACCGCAGCCTCCTCCGTTCCCGCGAATGGAACACTTATGTCTCTCTTGCTGGCCCGTTAATGAATCTGATTCTAGCCATCATTTGCGCCGTCCTGCTCAAACTCGTTCTCATACCGCATTTCATCGATAATCCAGCCACCTACGCCGTCGCCTTCCTGCTTCAACTGCAGATCTGCTCTGTCTTGCTGAATCTCATCCCCATCCCGCCGCTCGATGGTTTCCAGGCGATCGAACCCTATATCCCATCCGAGGTCGATCAACACCTTCGACCCGTCCGCCAATACGGCATGTTCGTGTTGTTCATTGTCCTCTGGTACGTCCCTGCCGCCAACCACGCTTTGTGGGGGACCGTCGATTGGGTCATGAGCCTGCTTGGGATCAATGGCGATTTGGCGTGGGGCGGCTTTCAAGCCTTCAGGCAATTCTTGCATTTTTAA